The genomic stretch TTGGCATTTCACAAGAAGTACTTGCCGATTATGTCGGTGACTACCTTGTGCTCAATGTCAGCAAAGATACCAAAGACGCTGCTGCTTCTCTAAAAGAAAGTGATATTTGGAAAAATATTCCAGCGGTTAAAAATCAAAAAGTACTTGAAGTTGACGAAAATCTCTTCTACTTCTCTGACCCAATGTCACTTGATAAACAATTAGAAACTTTCACAGCAGCCATTAAAAAAGCCAACAGCTGATGATTATGACTCCCTTCTCTGAAAAAGGAAATCTCATGAAAGAAACTAACTTTCTTATTCAGAAAAATAAGCCAAGTCGACCTTGGCTTGTTTTTTTCAGCATTGCAATACTTTTTATTCTGGGCTGTTATTTAAGCCTGCGTTTTGGGGCGGTTGCTTACACTAATCAGCAAGTCTTTAGTGTTTTAAGAGCACCGTTAACTGATTCAAACCTACAAGACGTGATTTTTGATTTGCGGTTGCCAAGAATCCTTGCTGCTATTTTAGTTGGGGCGGCTATGGCTCAATCTGGTAGCATCATCCAAGGGGTGACAAGAAATCCCATTGCTGACCCTGGACTTCTTGGAATTAATGCAGGAGCAGGGCTAGCCTTGATTGCTGGTTATGCCATTTTTGGCAGCATGCACTACAGCATGACGCTCTTGCTTTGTCTGATTGGTGCTAGTCTTTCTGCTTGCTTGATTTTTGGGATTAGCTACCATCCTCAAAAAGGCTACCAGCAAACCCGACTTATTTTAGCGGGAGCTATGATTTCGACTCTCTTTTCATCTTTAGGTCAAGCTTTCAGCTTATATTTTGATTTGTCAAAAGCTGTGATTGGCTGGCAAGCTGGTGGACTCGCTCAGACCAATTGGAAAATACTTGCCATCATTGCTCCTTTTATCCTAGTCGGTCTGGTCTTAGCGCAGCTAATGGCTCATCAATTGACCATTCTCTGCCTTGATGAAACCGTCGCTAAAGCTTTAGGACAAAAAACGCTAGCTACTACCATTAGTCTGCTCAGCATTATTCTTATTCTATCAGCAGCTGCTGTTGCTTTGGTGGGAAGTCTTGCATTTCTTGGTTTGATTATTCCTCATTTTATAAAACTCTTTGTCGCTAAAGATTATCGTATTA from Streptococcus ruminicola encodes the following:
- a CDS encoding FecCD family ABC transporter permease, with protein sequence MKETNFLIQKNKPSRPWLVFFSIAILFILGCYLSLRFGAVAYTNQQVFSVLRAPLTDSNLQDVIFDLRLPRILAAILVGAAMAQSGSIIQGVTRNPIADPGLLGINAGAGLALIAGYAIFGSMHYSMTLLLCLIGASLSACLIFGISYHPQKGYQQTRLILAGAMISTLFSSLGQAFSLYFDLSKAVIGWQAGGLAQTNWKILAIIAPFILVGLVLAQLMAHQLTILCLDETVAKALGQKTLATTISLLSIILILSAAAVALVGSLAFLGLIIPHFIKLFVAKDYRIILPLTAFAGATFMVWVDLLSRVINPPAETPLSAIISIVGLPCFLWLVRKGENL